One Miscanthus floridulus cultivar M001 chromosome 11, ASM1932011v1, whole genome shotgun sequence DNA window includes the following coding sequences:
- the LOC136491442 gene encoding multiple RNA-binding domain-containing protein 1-like produces MSSRLCVKNLPKGADERRLREVFSRKGEVTDAKVIRTKDGKSRQFAFIGYRTNEEAEEALKYFNNTYIDTCKITCEVARKIGDPDAPRPWSRHSLKKPEYGSKDKNNAGVVDALPKGSKAQGTSAHASGSKGSVANDPKFLEFLEAMQPRSKAKMWANDTAATLDTAAKDSVVATKESKGPLKNVPASENDSSSEDASDEEMANDPSSKNASEELRTENKQDKNMTDADFFKSKVKKNWSDSESDDEGSGDQSNTTTDDEDSSDESQDADNQLADLKGNLDKKNVVDKDTLVENTDLQEMEDLDNKESEDLDGRRRETEIREDQEKEDENGAPITDEKKLALETGRLYICNLPYATGEDDLLELCRQYGDVEQAHIVVDKTTKLSTGRGYVLFSLPDSAVRALDELDNSSFQGRVLRVKAAKPLNNNKLESNHETVVEKMSLKQKRLEQKKASEISGDTRAWNSFYMRQDTVVENIARKNGISKSELLDREADDLAVRIALGETHVIAETKKFLSRSGVNVAALEELASKRNEKFKRSNHVILVKNLPFNSTEEELTAMFQKHGSLDKIILPPTRVFALVVFVEATEARHAFKKLLYTRYKDTPLYLEWAPENILSPTSAPVDEEEKNEVGERIVTKSNIEQTVEGVSAEEIDPDRVESRSVFVKNLNFKTTDELLKQHFSTKLKSGSLKSATVKKHVKKGKTVSMGFGFVEFDSVETTTGVCKDLQGTVLDGHALILQLCHGKKDGQAAKKNGKDKSSTKLLVRNVAFEATEKDLRQLFSPFGQIKSLRLPMKFGSHRGFAFVEYVTKQEAQNALQALASTHLYGRHLVIERAKEGETLEELRARTAAQFVDEHSGFQSLSRKRKQSSLVDDGSVKISRIVQ; encoded by the exons ATGTCGTCGCGGCTGTGCGTGAAGAACCTGCCCAAGGGCGCTGACGAGAGGCGCCTGCGGGAGGTGTTCTCGCGGAAGGGCGAGGTCACCGACGCCAAGGTCATCCGAACAAA GGATGGCAAGAGTCGGCAATTTGCATTCATTGGTTACAGAACCAATGAAGAGGCAGAGGAGGCACTCAAGTATTTCAACAATACATACATTGACACTTGTAAGATCACCTGCGAG GTTGCCCGAAAGATTGGTGACCCTGATGCTCCTCGCCCCTGGAGCCGCCATTCTTTGAAGAAGCCAGAATATGGTAGTAAAGACAAGAATAATGCTGGAGTTGTTGATGCACTGCCAAAAGGTTCCAAGGCCCAAGGAACATCGGCTCATGCTAGTGGTTCTAAAGGCAGTGTAGCCAATGATCCCAAGTTCCTGGAGTTCCTTGAAGCTATGCAGCCCCGTTCTAAAGCCAAGATGTGGGCGAATGATACAGCTGCTACTCTTGACACCGCTGCAAAAGATAGCGTAGTAGCCACTAAAGAATCTAAGGGACCTCTCAAAAATGTTCCAGCCTCTGAGAATGATTCATCTTCTGAAGACGCCTCTgatgaggaaatggcaaatgatCCGTCTTCCAAAAATGCTTCGGAGGAGCTACGGACAGAGAATAAACAAGACAAGAATATGACTGATGCAGATTTCTTCAAGAGTAAAGTGAAGAAAAATTGGTCAGATTCTGAATCAGATGATGAAGGTTCTGGTGACCAGTCAAATACCACCACTGACGATGAAGACTCGTCAGATGAATCACAAGATGCTGATAACCAGTTGGCGGATCTGAAGGGCAATCTGGACAAGAAAAACGTTGTGGACAAGGACACTCTTGTGGAGAATACCGACTTGCAAGAGATGGAAGATCTTGACAACAAAGAGAGTGAAGACCTTGATGGCAGACGAAGAGAAACTGAAATTCgtgaagatcaagaaaaggaagaTGAAAATGGTGCTCCAATTACTGATGAAAAGAAGTTGGCCCTGGAGACTGGTCGTCTAtatatctgcaaccttccatatGCAACCGG TGAAGATGATTTACTGGAGCTGTGCCGCCAATATGGTGATGTGGAACAGGCACATATTGTTGTCGATAAAACCACAAAGCTCTCAACTGGTAGAGGCTATGTGCTTTTTAGCCTTCCGGACTCAGCAGTCAG GGCACTTGATGAACTAGATAACTCAAGCTTTCAGGGCCGAGTGTTACGTGTTAAGGCTGCTAAACCGCTAAATAATAATAAGTTGGA GTCTAATCATGAAACTGTTGTCGAGAAAATGAGTCTCAAGCAGAAAAGGTTGGAACAAAAGAAAGCTTCTGAGATCAGTGGGGATACGAGAGCATGGAACAGCTTTTATATGCGTCAAGATACT GTTGTTGAAAACATTGCAAGGAAGAATGGTATCAGTAAGAGTGAGTTACTTGATAGAGAAGCGGATGACCTTGCTGTTCGTATTGCTCTTGGTGAGACACATGTCATTGCAGAGACTAAGAAATTTCTATCAAGGTCTGGAGTTAATGTTGCTGCATTGGAAGAACTTGCTTCTAAAAGAAACGAGAAGTTCAAAAGAAGCAATCATGTGATATTAGTAAAGAACTTGCCATTTAATTCTACTGAGGAAGAACTCACAGCAATGTTTCAGAAACATGGTAGTTTGGATAAAATCATTCTACCTCCAACAAGAGTATTTGCCTTG GTAGTCTTTGTTGAAGCAACTGAAGCCCGACACGCATTCAAAAAATTACTATATACGCGATACAA GGATACTCCTCTGTATTTGGAGTGGGCACCTGAAAACATATTATCTCCTACCTCAGCTCCGGTGGATGAGGAAGAAAAGAATGAAGTTGGCGAGCGTATTGTTACTAAATCTAATATAGAGCAAACTGTCGAAGGAGTAAGCGCTGAAGAGATTGATCCAGATAGGGTGGAG TCACGATCTGTGTTTGTCAAGAACTTAAATTTCAAGACAACAGATGAATTGTTGAAGCAGCATTTCAGTACAAAGCTAAAGAGTGGCAGTCTTAAAAGTGCAACG GTGAAGAAGCATGTTAAGAAGGGCAAGACTGTTTCAATGGGATTTGGTTTCGTTGAGTTTGACTCTGTTGAAACTACAACAGGTGTGTGCAAGGATCTACAG GGAACGGTTCTGGATGGACATGCTTTGATCTTGCAACTGTGTCATGGGAAGAAAGATGGTCAAGCtgcaaagaagaatggcaaggatAAAAGTTCAACAAAACTGCTTGTGCGTAATGTAGCATTTGAAGCAACTGAGAAGGACTTGAGGCAGTTATTTAGTCCGTTTGGCCAG ATCAAAAGTCTCAGGTTGCCTATGAAGTTTGGAAGTCACAGAGGTTTTGCATTTGTCGAATATGTCACAAAACAAGAGGCCCAGAATGCTCTACAAGCCCTCGCAAGCACTCATCTCTATGGTCGCCACCTG GTGATTGAGCGGGCAAAGGAAGGAGAGACTCTTGAAGAACTGCGAGCAAGAACGGCCGCACAGTTTGTGGATGAACACAGCGGTTTCCAGAGCTTGTCGAGAAAGAGGAAACAGAGCAGTCTTGTGGACGATGGCTCTGTTAAAATTTCAAGAATAGTACAGTGA
- the LOC136491443 gene encoding vacuolar-sorting receptor 7-like, with protein MALHIQGHERRLTAVACLVVTMASLASARFIVEKNSIKVLSPRSLRGHHEAAIANYGVPDYGGTLTGVVLYPDAKLATACEPFGGEKFRSPSGRPVVLLVDRGGCYFALKTWHAQEAGAAAVLVADSADEPLLTMDSPEEETPDMAFLANITVPSALVSKRFGDALRRAASDGSKSKEEVVVRLDWRESMPHPDERVEYEFWTNSNDECGPRCDEQAAFVRAFRGHAQLLEKGGYALFTPHYITWFCPDAFLETPQCKAQCINRGRYCAPDPEGDLGAGYDGKDVVVENLRQLCVHRVANASGRPWVWWDYVTDYHLRCSMKDHKYSTACAEDVVQSLGLPMDMIVKCMGDPEADAENDVLRTEQIVQVGHGGRGDVTILPTLVINNVQYRGKLESTAVLKAICAGFKESTEPHVCLTPGMETDECLHNNGGCWRDEKTNTTACKDTYRGRICQCPVVDGVQYQGDGYTDCKAVGPGRCAMDNGGCWKETRQGKTFSACSDSELSGCKCPPGFKGDGFHCQDVDECRDKLACSCPHCSCKNTWGGFDCRCNSGMIYINNEDTCIAKNMSAFGWLVTALVLSCVAGAGIAGYLFYKFRLRRYMDSEIMAIMAQYMPLDSQHNENQPLRTEEAQQA; from the exons ATGGCGCTGCACATCCAAGGCCACGAGAGGAGGCTCACCGCCGTGGCGTGCCTGGTGGTGACCATGGCGAGCCTGGCATCGGCACGGTTCATCGTGGAGAAGAACAGCATCAAGGTGCTGTCCCCGCGCTCGCTGCGCGGCCACCACGAGGCCGCGATCGCCAACTACGGGGTCCCCGACTACGGCGGCACGCTGACCGGCGTGGTGCTGTACCCGGACGCGAAGCTTGCCACGGCCTGCGAGCCGTTCGGCGGGGAGAAGTTCAGGTCCCCGTCGGGGCGTCCCGTGGTCCTGCTCGTGGACCGCGGGGGCTGCTACTTCGCGCTCAAGACGTGGCACGCGCAGGAGGCCGGCGCGGCGGCCGTGCTGGTGGCGGACAGCGCCGACGAGCCGCTGCTGACGATGGACAGCCCCGAGGAGGAGACCCCCGACATGGCGTTCCTCGCCAACATCACGGTGCCATCCGCGCTGGTGTCGAAGCGGTTCGGCGACGCCCTCCGCCGCGCGGCGTCCGACGGGTCCAAGTccaaggaggaggtggtggtgcgtCTGGACTGGCGCGAGTCGATGCCGCACCCCGACGAGCGGGTGGAGTACGAGTTCTGGACCAACAGCAACGACGAGTGCGGCCCCCGGTGCGACGAGCAGGCGGCGTTCGTGCGCGCGTTCCGGGGCCACGCACAGCTGCTGGAGAAGGGCGGCTACGCGCTCTTCACCCCGCACTACATCACCTGGTTCTGCCCCGACGCGTTCCTGGAGACGCCGCAGTGCAAGGCGCAGTGCATCAACCGCGGCCGATACTGCGCGCCCGACCCGGAGGGCGACCTGGGCGCCGGCTACGACGGCAAGGACGTGGTGGTGGAGAACCTCCGGCAGCTCTGCGTGCACCGCGTCGCCAACGCCTCCGGCCGGCCCTGGGTGTGGTGGGACTACGTGACCGACTACCATCTCCGCTGCTCTATGAAGGACCACAAGTACAGCACCGCCTGCGCCGAGGACGTCGTCCAATCGCTTG GCTTGCCGATGGACATGATCGTCAAGTGCATGGGGGATCCCGAGGCCGACGCCGAGAACGACGTGCTCAGGACGGAGCAAATTGTTCAG GTCGGGCATGGAGGTCGAGGGGACGTGACGATCTTGCCGACGCTGGTGATCAATAATGTGCAGTATCGAG GCAAATTGGAAAGCACTGCGGTTCTCAAAGCTATCTGTGCCGGGTTCAAGGAGTCCACTGAACCTCATGTCTGCCTGACGCCCG GCATGGAAACCGACGAGTGCCTCCACAACAACGGCGGCTGCTGGCGCGACGAGAAAACCAACACCACGGCCTGCAAG GACACCTACAGGGGGAGGATCTGCCAGTGCCCTGTGGTGGATGGCGTTCAGTACCAAGGCGACGGGTACACCGACTGCAAAG CCGTCGGACCGGGCCGGTGCGCCATGGACAATGGAGGATGCTGGAAGGAGACGAGACAAGGGAAAACTTTCTCTGCCTGCTCG GATTCAGAGTTGAGCGGGTGCAAGTGCCCGCCGGGGTTCAAGGGCGACGGCTTCCATTGCCAAG ACGTCGACGAGTGCCGAGACAAGCTGGCGTGCTCCTGCCCGCACTGCTCGTGCAAGAACACGTGGGGCGGCTTCGACTGCAGGTGCAACAGTGGCATGATCTACATCAACAACGAAGACACCTGCATTG CCAAGAACATGTCGGCGTTCGGGTGGCTCGTCACCGCACTGGTCCTGTCGTGCGTCGCCGGCGCCGGCATCGCCGGATACCTGTTCTACAAGTTCAGGCTAAGA CGATACATGGACTCGGAGATCATGGCGATCATGGCGCAGTACATGCCCCTGGACAGCCAGCACAACGAGAACCAGCCGCTGAGGACGGAGGAGGCCCAGCAAGCGTAG
- the LOC136493706 gene encoding uncharacterized protein, translating to MAKSLRSKREKRLRTLRREIAEPFYDKKEAAKLAAQAAALAAPPLQVRGPPPSQDAGSSRGASSASAMDVEMSDEGNNRSKTLLKPLGTISKKKVQLHLKIKKDKRKARKKGKFSFKK from the exons atggCGAAGTCTCTGCGATCCAAGCGGGAGAAGCGGCTGCGGACGTTGCGCCGGGAGATAGCGGAGCCCTTCTACGACAAGAAGGAGGCCGCCAAGCTCGCGGCGCAGGCCGCTGCCCTTGCTGCTCCCCCGCTCCAGGTCCGCGGGCCCCCGCCGTCCCAGGATGCCGGCAGCTCCCGCGGCGCTAGCTCGGCCTCGGCTATGG ATGTGGAGATGTCTGACGAAGGGAACAACAGGTCTAAAACCTTGTTGAAGCCACTTGGCACCATTAGCAAGAAGAAGGTACAGCTTCATTTGAAGATCAAGAAAGACAAGAGAAAAGCTAGGAAGAAGGGGAAGTTTTCTTTTAAGAAGTAG
- the LOC136491441 gene encoding protein ECERIFERUM 26-like, with protein MVFEQEEVAPGAVHGHRLSTVVPSSVTGEVDYALADADLAFKLHYLRGVYYYPPGDVARGLATKVLKDPMFPWLDDYFPVAGRVRRAEQEAAGGEGDAGAPRRPYIKCNDCGVRIVEAKCDRDMDEWLRDDAPDRLRQLCYDKVLGPELFFSPLLYVQITNFKCGGLALGFSWAHLIGDVPSAVTCFNKWAQILSGKKPEDTVLTPLNNTVQGQSPAGVTAPRSVKQVGPIEDHWLVSAGRDMACYSFHVSDAVLKKLQQQQKGRHDAAAGTFELVSALAWQTVAKIRGGDVDTVTVVRTGAAARSGKSLANEMTVGYVASAGSSPAKTDVAELAALLAKNVVDETAAVAAFQGDVLVYGGANLTLVDMEQVNVYALEIKGLRPVHVEYGMDGVGEEGAVLVQPDADGRGRLVTAVLPRDEIDSLRAALGTALQVA; from the exons ATGGTGTTCgagcaggaggaggtggcgccgggCGCGGTGCACGGGCACCGCCTCTCCACGGTGGTGCCGAGCTCGGTGACGGGGGAGGTGGACTACGCGCTGGCGGACGCGGACCTGGCCTTCAAGCTGCACTACCTGCGCGGGGTGTACTACTACCCGCCCGGGGACGTGGCGCGCGGCCTCGCCACCAAGGTGCTCAAGGACCCCATGTTCCCCTGGCTCGACGACTACTTCCCCGTCGCCGGCCGCGTCCGCCGCGCCGAGCAGGAGGCCGCTGGTGGGGAGGGGGACGCCGGGGCGCCGCGCCGGCCCTACATCAAGTGCAACGACTGCGGCGTGCGCATCGTGGAGGCCAAGTGCGACCGCGACATGGACGAGTGGCTCCGCGACGACGCGCCCGACAGGCTCAGGCAGCTCTGCTACGACAAGGTGCTCGGCCCCGAGCTCTTCTTCTCGCCGCTGCTCTACGTCCAG ATCACAAACTTCAAATGCGGCGGGCTGGCGCTGGGGTTCAGCTGGGCGCACCTCATCGGCGACGTGCCGTCGGCCGTCACCTGCTTCAACAAGTGGGCGCAGATCCTGAGCGGCAAGAAGCCGGAAGACACCGTCCTCACCCCGCTGAACAACACGGTGCAGGGGCAGTCCCCCGCGGGCGTGACGGCGCCGCGCTCCGTCAAGCAGGTCGGGCCCATCGAGGACCACTGGCTGGTCTCGGCGGGCCGCGACATGGCGTGCTACTCCTTCCACGTCAGCGACGCAGTTCTCAAGAAgctccagcagcagcagaaggGTCGCCACGACGCGGCCGCTGGCACCTTCGAGCTCGTCTCCGCGCTGGCGTGGCAGACGGTGGCGAAGATCAGGGGCGGCGACGTGGACACCGTGACCGTGGTCAGGACCGGCGCGGCCGCGCGGAGCGGCAAGTCCCTGGCCAACGAGATGACGGTCGGGTACGTGGCGTCGGCGGGGTCGTCGCCGGCGAAGACGGACGTCGCGGAGCTGGCGGCGCTGCTGGCCAAGAACGTGGTCGACGAGACCGCCGCGGTGGCGGCGTTCCAGGGGGACGTCCTCGTGTACGGCGGCGCCAACCTGACGCTCGTGGACATGGAGCAGGTGAACGTGTACGCGCTGGAGATCAAGGGGCTGCGCCCGGTCCACGTGGAGTACGGCATGGACGGCGTCGGCGAGGAAGGCGCCGTGCTGGTGCAGCCCGACGCCGACGGCCGCGGCCGCCTCGTCACGGCGGTGCTGCCCAGGGACGAGATCGACAGCCTCCGCGCCGCGCTCGGTACCGCGCTGCAGGTCGCCTGA